In the Gasterosteus aculeatus chromosome X, fGasAcu3.hap1.1, whole genome shotgun sequence genome, one interval contains:
- the rasef2 gene encoding ras and EF-hand domain-containing protein isoform X2 yields the protein MNNSQLSELEDDIKQQLAKTEERVRDEERKKMEGLMAAVQRKHKNEVTDLHATVDRLLKSQEDSEFNHSKEEVDTLNTRISDLSQQNEDLRTSLLQAQTDSAVLHSELDKLKNMYADQKAQHKRESDELKRMVMEYQSYSNQIQILQETNKKLYDSNDGLRSALASEAVAAKRRRSPQDEIPARRMKPLRQSTLNHGSPEQDPGKASYSHVATWADKYLDSGVSLPMDTAESSGSDYDSGADDDDDDDDDDDDDDDDDEGASVETVHHSYSYVPSDVEVSEVKSESAAKMARSKASSIASSLRRRLSAFSTKPLEADLEETTEPAPMFRLVLAGDAGAGKSSFLLRLTLNDFRGDIPTTLGVDFQIKRMLVDGEKTSLQIWDTAGQERFRSIARSYFRKAHGVLLLYDVTSESSFLNVRAWVDQIQDSTEDKIPMCVIGNKVDLREQLPEGSCVSSLHGEKLAKAYGALFCETSAKEGTNVVETVLHLAREVKKSVKLRRQSFSQVRLSPSNPKKTLNACCGL from the exons CAACTGTGGACAGACTGTTAAAG AGCCAAGAGGACTCTGAATTCAACCATTCAAAGGAGGAAGTGGACACACTGAACACGCGTATCAGTGATCTCTCGCAG CAAAACGAGGACCTGCGAACCTCTCTGCTGCAAGCCCAGACGGACAGCGCCGTCCTGCACTCGGAGCTGGACAAGCTGAAGAACATGTACGCGGACCAGAAAGCTCAACATAAAAG AGAAAGCGATGAACTGAAGAGGATGGTTATGGAATACCAGTCGTATTCAAACCAGATTCAGATTCTCCA ggaaacaaacaaaaagctgtaTGACAGCAACGACGGGCTCCGCTCTGCGTTGGCCAGCGAAGCGGTTGCAGCTAAACGGAGG CGGTCTCCTCAAGATGAAATCCCAGCCCGCAGGATGAAGCCCCTCCGACAGAGCACGCTCAACCACGGCAG CCCGGAGCAGGATCCCGGCAAAGCCAGCTACTCTCATGTGGCCACCTGGGCCGATAAGTACCTCGACAGCGGCGTCTCCCTGCCGATGGACACGGCCGAGAGCTCAGGCAGTGATTACGACAGCGGcgccgacgatgatgatgatgatgatgatgatgacgacgacgacgacgacgacgacgagggGGCCTCGGTGGAAACCGTGCACCACAGTTACTCCTACGTCCCGTCTGATGTGGAG GTATCAGAAGTGAAATCTGAATCTGCGGCGAAGATGGCTCGTAGCAAGGCGAGCTCTATTGCGTCATCTCTACGGAGACGTTTGTCGGCCTTTTCCACAAAG CCTTTAGAAGCCGACCTAGAGGAAACCACGGAGCCTGCCCCAATGTTCCGTCTGGTTCTAGCCGGAGACGCGGGAGCCGGAAAGTCCAGCTTCCTGCTGAGACTGACGCTCAACGACTTCAGGGGAGACATTCCGACAACGCTGG GTGTGGATTTCCAGATCAAGCGGATGCTGGTGGATGGAGAGAAAACAAGCCTGCAGATCTGGGACACAGCCGGGCAGGAGAG GTTTCGTAGCATTGCGAGGTCTTACTTCCGTAAAGCTCACGGAGTCCTGCTCCTCTACGATGTCACTTCAGAGAGCAGCTTCCTCAACGTCAGAGCGTGGGTGGATCAGATCCAG GATTCAACGGAAGACAAAATCCCCATGTGTGTTATTGGAAACAAGGTGGACCTGAGGGAGCAGCTCCCAGAAGGCAGCTGTGTGAGCAGTTTGCACGGAGAGAAGTTGGCCAAG GCGTACGGCGCCTTGTTCTGCGAGACGAGCGCCAAGGAGGGAACCAACGTGGTGGAGACTGTGCTCCATCTGGCCAG AGAAGTAAAGAAAAGTGTCAAACTGAGGAGGCAGTCGTTCTCTCAGGTCCGACTGAGTCCATCCAACCCGAAGAAGACTCTGAACGCCTGCTGTGGCCTGTAG